A region from the Silene latifolia isolate original U9 population chromosome 7, ASM4854445v1, whole genome shotgun sequence genome encodes:
- the LOC141590499 gene encoding copper transporter 5-like, which translates to MMHMTLYWGTKVTLLFDFWKTESILSYTITLLACFLFAVFYQYMEDRRLSFLAMGITRQSQPSISTPFVPKPGARVSRSARFATAVLTVVNTTIAYMLMLGVMSFNGGVLIAVVVGFGVGYYLFRAKEYEALIVEDACACS; encoded by the coding sequence ATGATGCACATGACATTATACTGGGGCACAAAAGTAACACTCCTCTTCGATTTCTGGAAAACCGAGTCGATACTGAGTTACACCATTACCCTACTCGCATGCTTCCTCTTCGCCGTATTTTACCAATACATGGAAGATCGACGGTTGAGCTTCCTAGCTATGGGAATCACCCGCCAATCTCAACCATCGATTTCCACTCCCTTCGTTCCTAAACCGGGTGCACGGGTTTCCAGATCGGCCCGGTTCGCTACGGCCGTGTTAACCGTTGTCAACACGACGATCGCGTATATGTTGATGCTTGGTGTAATGTCGTTTAATGGAGGAGTTTTGATTGCTGTTGTTGTCGGGTTTGGTGTTGGGTATTACTTGTTTAGAGCTAAGGAGTATGAGGCTTTGATcgttgaggatgcttgtgcctgcTCTTGA